From a region of the Actinomadura luzonensis genome:
- a CDS encoding sigma factor-like helix-turn-helix DNA-binding protein, which yields MIAHAVTEAFEAQRDRLTTVVGRISLDLLRSRQARPETAYGHEFGDLVVTPADEPTPDEQAALADAMGLALLVVLDSLTPAERLAFVLHDMFAVPFHEIGQILGKSADAAKMTASRARRKVQATRDRPAGPGPEHREAVQAFRAAALGGDFEALLRVLDPDVKLTVDTPGGVVVTLGATAVASGARMFAGEVARQRPVLVNGVPGHMSWRSDGTPLSVIAFTVAGGRITDIHLIVDPAKLASIEIPPPR from the coding sequence GTGATCGCCCACGCCGTCACGGAGGCGTTCGAGGCCCAGCGCGACCGGCTGACCACCGTGGTCGGCCGCATCAGCCTGGACCTGCTGCGATCCCGCCAAGCCCGTCCCGAGACCGCCTACGGGCACGAGTTCGGGGACCTCGTGGTGACGCCGGCCGACGAGCCCACGCCGGACGAGCAGGCGGCGCTGGCCGACGCGATGGGCCTCGCCCTGCTCGTCGTGCTCGACTCGCTCACCCCCGCCGAGCGCCTGGCGTTCGTCCTGCACGACATGTTCGCGGTCCCGTTCCACGAGATCGGCCAGATCCTGGGCAAGTCCGCCGACGCCGCCAAGATGACCGCGAGCCGCGCCCGCCGCAAGGTCCAGGCCACGAGGGACCGGCCGGCGGGTCCCGGCCCCGAGCACCGGGAGGCGGTCCAGGCGTTCCGGGCCGCCGCGCTGGGCGGCGACTTCGAGGCGCTCCTGCGCGTCCTGGACCCGGACGTGAAGCTGACCGTCGACACCCCGGGCGGCGTCGTCGTCACCCTCGGCGCCACCGCGGTCGCCTCCGGCGCCCGCATGTTCGCCGGCGAGGTGGCCCGCCAGCGGCCCGTGCTGGTCAACGGCGTGCCCGGCCACATGTCGTGGCGCTCCGACGGAACCCCTCTCTCCGTCATCGCCTTCACCGTCGCCGGGGGCCGGATCACCGATATTCACCTCATCGTCGATCCGGCGAAACTCGCCTCGATCGAAATTCCGCCCCCTCGATAA
- a CDS encoding GbsR/MarR family transcriptional regulator, whose protein sequence is MREDERDELGRFVERFASTLTDAGFPRLAARVFATLLASESGRMTAAELAERLRASTGGVSGAVRYLVQLRLIRTERDPGSRRHAYVVDGSWYESTFLANPFLDRGEADLREGLAILGASPAADRLNETLELIQFLRDETRAMMRRWHERKAAPRPR, encoded by the coding sequence GTGCGCGAAGACGAGCGGGACGAGCTCGGCAGATTCGTCGAGCGGTTCGCCTCCACCCTCACCGACGCCGGCTTCCCGCGCCTCGCCGCCCGCGTCTTCGCGACGCTCCTGGCCAGCGAGAGCGGCCGGATGACCGCGGCCGAGCTGGCCGAACGGCTGCGGGCCAGCACCGGCGGCGTCTCGGGCGCCGTCCGCTACCTGGTCCAGCTCCGCCTCATCCGCACCGAGCGCGACCCGGGATCGCGCCGCCACGCCTACGTCGTGGACGGCTCGTGGTACGAGTCCACGTTCCTCGCCAACCCGTTCCTGGATCGGGGCGAGGCCGACCTGCGGGAAGGCCTCGCGATCCTGGGCGCCTCACCGGCGGCCGACCGGCTGAACGAGACGCTGGAGCTCATCCAGTTCCTCAGGGACGAGACCCGCGCCATGATGCGCCGCTGGCACGAGCGCAAGGCGGCGCCGCGCCCGCGATGA
- a CDS encoding maleylpyruvate isomerase family mycothiol-dependent enzyme, with amino-acid sequence MTELNADLARRAIVEHTRHLAESAVAAGPSAVVPTTPEWTIAELVKHVGQTQNWVAEIVERRITDPTQLPTELAEFPADPGQWQAWLTESAQRVANACSDEALVAPVFNASGDQRSGGRFWMSSMLNEAVVHGFDAATAAGRPTEVDPEVAAALIGNHFAMLTSPTWEIQRPESAHAIRGTGQTLQWLATDATDGTNAWLVERRPDGARWQPGVRQADVTVSGPAQALLLTLTRRLPLTDGQAHKISIDGDTDLAQHWLDNTAHASN; translated from the coding sequence ATGACCGAGCTGAACGCCGACCTCGCCCGACGCGCGATCGTCGAGCACACCCGGCACCTGGCCGAATCAGCCGTCGCGGCCGGACCCTCCGCCGTCGTGCCGACGACCCCGGAGTGGACCATCGCCGAGCTGGTCAAGCACGTGGGCCAGACGCAGAACTGGGTCGCGGAGATCGTCGAGCGGCGCATCACCGACCCCACCCAACTGCCCACCGAGCTGGCTGAGTTCCCCGCCGACCCCGGTCAGTGGCAGGCGTGGCTGACCGAATCCGCGCAACGGGTCGCGAACGCGTGCTCTGATGAGGCGCTGGTGGCTCCGGTGTTCAACGCCTCCGGCGACCAGCGGTCCGGAGGACGGTTCTGGATGTCGAGCATGCTCAACGAGGCGGTCGTCCACGGCTTCGACGCGGCCACCGCGGCGGGCCGGCCGACCGAGGTCGATCCCGAGGTCGCAGCCGCGCTCATCGGCAACCATTTCGCGATGCTGACCTCTCCCACGTGGGAGATTCAGCGGCCGGAGTCGGCCCACGCGATCCGGGGCACCGGGCAGACCTTGCAGTGGCTGGCCACCGACGCCACCGACGGCACGAACGCCTGGCTCGTCGAAAGGCGGCCCGACGGGGCCAGGTGGCAGCCTGGAGTCCGGCAGGCCGATGTGACGGTGAGCGGCCCGGCGCAAGCGCTGCTGCTGACCTTGACCCGGCGGCTCCCCCTCACCGACGGCCAAGCCCACAAGATCAGCATCGACGGCGACACCGACCTGGCCCAGCACTGGCTCGACAACACCGCCCACGCCAGCAACTGA
- a CDS encoding CocE/NonD family hydrolase, with amino-acid sequence MNQPAKNRTAGRRLADLLWTKYARLPAATGDYSVTRDVRIPMRDGVELLADLLEPKGPASGTILVNSPYGYNVMGTAMTGGLFACRGYRVLLVRWRGTFGSGGTFEPHMREAGDAADIVAWMREQPWFDGRFAAHGFSSVGFAAWALLMDPPPELVTAVIACAPHDFRALAHPGGAFLLSTMLEWSFVTTRQEEPILPRVLGVMSARGRVKKALAALPLAGAAEELLDGKAPWYREWVSRRDLEDPWWKRADLTPALERARVPVLLQGGWQDGFLRQTLAGYARLAGRGVEAGLTMGPWTHAQAGAEGTRVLLPEALAWFDEHLAGSRRQRRAAPVRVFVSGPGGGWRDLPAWPPATAERILYLRSGGLLAAQPAGAGETAGFTYDPADPTPTYGGAFVTQVSPGLTAGYTDDSALATRPDVLAFTSEPLSAEVEVAGGPVVELGHSSDNPHADLFVRVSEVDARGRSRNVSDGFARLGPAAVQGVVRVELDGVAHRFARGSRIRLLVAGGSFPRWERNLGTGEDPATSAKTLPSRRTIDLPSSRLALPVQDV; translated from the coding sequence ATGAACCAGCCAGCCAAGAACCGGACGGCCGGGCGACGGCTCGCCGACCTGCTGTGGACGAAGTACGCCCGGCTGCCCGCCGCGACGGGCGACTACAGCGTGACCCGCGACGTGCGGATCCCGATGCGGGACGGCGTCGAACTGCTCGCCGACCTCCTGGAGCCGAAGGGGCCGGCGTCGGGGACGATCCTCGTCAATTCCCCCTACGGCTACAACGTGATGGGCACGGCGATGACGGGCGGGCTGTTCGCCTGCCGCGGCTACCGGGTGCTGCTGGTCCGGTGGCGGGGCACGTTCGGGTCAGGGGGCACCTTCGAGCCGCACATGCGGGAGGCCGGCGACGCGGCCGACATCGTGGCGTGGATGCGCGAGCAGCCGTGGTTCGACGGGCGTTTCGCCGCGCACGGCTTCTCCTCCGTCGGCTTCGCCGCGTGGGCCCTGCTGATGGATCCGCCTCCCGAGCTGGTGACCGCGGTGATCGCGTGCGCGCCCCACGACTTCCGGGCCCTCGCCCACCCCGGCGGGGCTTTCCTGCTGAGCACGATGCTGGAGTGGTCGTTCGTCACGACCAGGCAGGAGGAGCCCATCCTGCCGCGCGTGCTCGGGGTCATGTCGGCCCGGGGCCGCGTCAAGAAGGCCCTGGCGGCCCTGCCGCTGGCCGGCGCCGCCGAGGAGCTGCTGGACGGGAAGGCGCCCTGGTACCGCGAGTGGGTGAGCCGGCGGGACCTGGAGGACCCGTGGTGGAAGCGCGCCGACCTGACGCCGGCGCTGGAGCGAGCCCGCGTCCCGGTGCTGCTGCAGGGCGGCTGGCAGGACGGTTTCCTGCGCCAGACGCTGGCGGGGTACGCGCGGCTGGCCGGGCGGGGCGTCGAGGCCGGGCTCACCATGGGCCCGTGGACGCATGCCCAGGCGGGCGCCGAGGGCACCCGCGTCCTGCTGCCCGAAGCCCTCGCCTGGTTCGACGAGCACCTGGCCGGGTCGCGCCGGCAGCGCCGGGCGGCGCCGGTCAGGGTGTTCGTCAGCGGCCCCGGCGGAGGGTGGCGCGACCTTCCGGCGTGGCCGCCGGCGACGGCCGAGCGGATCCTGTACCTCCGCTCCGGCGGCCTCCTGGCCGCTCAGCCCGCGGGCGCGGGGGAGACGGCCGGGTTCACCTACGACCCCGCCGACCCGACCCCCACTTACGGCGGGGCGTTCGTCACGCAGGTCTCCCCGGGGCTGACCGCGGGCTACACGGACGACAGCGCGCTCGCCACGCGTCCCGACGTGCTGGCGTTCACGTCGGAGCCGCTGAGCGCGGAGGTGGAGGTCGCCGGCGGCCCGGTGGTGGAGCTGGGCCACAGCTCCGACAATCCCCACGCCGACCTGTTCGTCCGGGTGTCGGAGGTGGACGCCCGGGGCCGCTCGCGCAACGTCAGCGACGGGTTCGCCCGGCTCGGCCCCGCGGCGGTCCAGGGGGTGGTCCGCGTGGAGCTGGACGGGGTGGCGCACCGGTTCGCGCGGGGCAGCCGGATCCGGCTGCTCGTCGCGGGCGGTTCGTTCCCGCGCTGGGAACGGAACCTGGGCACCGGCGAGGACCCGGCCACCTCGGCGAAGACGCTGCCGTCCCGCCGGACGATCGACCTGCCGAGCTCACGGCTCGCGCTCCCCGTGCAGGACGTGTAG
- a CDS encoding VOC family protein encodes MLTTIVPGSAVQILLWSHPAAAGQPGEDGQDAVPGPLILESDDLRKDFEVMRTRGVTFAEPEPGDYPFGVRAEAVDPDGNRISLRQQRKPRNP; translated from the coding sequence ATGCTGACCACCATCGTTCCTGGCAGCGCGGTGCAGATCCTCCTGTGGTCGCACCCGGCGGCCGCGGGGCAGCCGGGCGAGGACGGCCAGGACGCCGTGCCCGGCCCGTTGATCCTCGAATCCGACGACCTGCGGAAGGATTTCGAGGTCATGCGCACGCGCGGCGTCACCTTCGCCGAACCCGAACCCGGGGACTACCCGTTCGGGGTCCGCGCGGAGGCGGTGGACCCGGACGGCAACCGGATCTCGCTCCGCCAGCAGCGGAAGCCGCGCAACCCGTGA
- a CDS encoding alpha/beta hydrolase family protein, producing MSAPASPTPVLSYSPVVLSVPGRPVDLHVRVSAPATGTGLPVVLLSHGHGGSNHLSSLHGYAPIADLWAAAGFAVVQPTHLSSRTLSHRLADAPGAPFFWRSRAEDMSRILDRLGELESTVPQLAGRLDHDQVAVAGHSLGGHTAALLLGARITDPGTGEEVSLAEPRIKAGVLLAAPGRGGDVLNGWMAEKVPFFHTTDFSTMTTPALVVAGDKDDSRHFTDVGPDWHADPYHLAPAPKTLLTLFGAGHLLGGISGYDAAETTDESPERVAALGRLTAAYLRTRLRPGDPAWRTACEALTTGADAVGRVESK from the coding sequence ATGAGTGCACCCGCCTCCCCCACCCCCGTCCTGTCCTACAGCCCGGTGGTCCTGTCCGTGCCCGGCCGCCCCGTGGACCTCCACGTCCGCGTCTCCGCGCCCGCGACCGGGACCGGGCTGCCCGTCGTCCTGCTCTCCCACGGCCACGGCGGCTCCAACCACCTCTCCTCCCTGCACGGGTACGCGCCCATCGCCGACCTGTGGGCGGCCGCCGGGTTCGCCGTCGTCCAGCCCACGCACCTCAGCTCCCGCACCCTCAGCCACCGGCTCGCCGACGCCCCAGGAGCCCCCTTCTTCTGGCGCTCGCGCGCCGAGGACATGAGCCGCATCCTCGACCGCCTCGGCGAGCTCGAGAGCACGGTGCCGCAGCTCGCCGGGCGGCTCGACCACGACCAGGTCGCGGTCGCCGGGCACTCGCTCGGCGGCCACACCGCCGCTCTCCTGCTCGGCGCCCGGATCACCGACCCCGGCACCGGCGAGGAGGTGAGCCTCGCCGAGCCGCGCATCAAGGCGGGCGTCCTGCTGGCCGCGCCGGGCAGGGGCGGCGACGTCCTCAACGGCTGGATGGCCGAGAAGGTGCCGTTCTTCCACACCACCGACTTCTCCACGATGACCACGCCCGCCCTGGTCGTCGCCGGCGACAAGGACGACTCCCGCCACTTCACCGACGTCGGCCCCGACTGGCACGCCGACCCGTACCATCTCGCGCCCGCGCCCAAGACCCTGCTCACGCTGTTCGGCGCCGGGCACCTGCTCGGCGGCATCTCCGGCTACGACGCCGCGGAGACCACCGACGAGAGCCCCGAGCGGGTCGCCGCCCTCGGCCGCCTCACCGCGGCGTACCTGCGCACCCGGCTCCGGCCCGGCGACCCCGCCTGGCGGACGGCCTGCGAAGCCCTGACGACCGGGGCGGACGCGGTCGGACGGGTCGAGTCCAAGTAG